A part of Myxococcus landrumus genomic DNA contains:
- a CDS encoding S9 family peptidase, with protein sequence MKKLLTALVLLSTPVLAQPKPTPTSAAPAAPADTFFRQLFETRFFNSGRPSSVTISPDEKTVFFLRNSPTSKALSLFAFDVATQETRELLTPAALLKGADEKLSPEEQARRERMRVTSRGFSSFALSEDGAHLLVGLSGKLYLVARGSGKVTELKTGPGVIDPRFSPTGTQVGYVREHDVYRLDLATNTERRVTQGGTPEKTHGLAEFIAQEEMGRYTGYWWSPDARTLAYTESDTSGVEKLAIANTLNPEASAQQLSYPRAGTANAKVRLGLISANGGKTTWVSWDAAKYPYLATVKWPAKGPLTVLVQNRTQTEEVLLSVDVKTGRTTPLIVETDEAWLNLDQTFPHWLSDGSGFLWRTERNGAAELELRDATGKLVRSVVSPMDGFSSLAAYVEGEETVYFNGGTATPENYLWRARKGEAPTRLTTGGPAMEWGRVSKNGALLVITSEGPSSMRSTSVLKADGTRLGELPSLAQEPPFKPRLEVRQVGTGKDRYATSLVRPRDAKPGVKLPVIVEVYGGPETQMVRQSMAQSLVSQWMADQGFIVVRLDARGASPLAAPKLRKPKYDFARVLLDEQVVALRELAKVVPELDLDRVGITGGSHGGYMSALAVLTRPEVFKAAVAVSAVTDWRDYDTHLTERFLGLPSENPQAYEQSSLLTHVKAGKPMGKLMVIHGTADDNVFFFHALKLSNALFRAGQPHEFLPLNGISHMVMADPLVAERMYEETLRYFKQHL encoded by the coding sequence ATGAAAAAACTCCTCACCGCCCTGGTCCTGTTGAGCACGCCGGTCCTCGCTCAACCGAAGCCCACCCCCACCTCCGCGGCCCCCGCCGCTCCCGCGGACACCTTCTTCCGCCAGCTCTTCGAGACGCGCTTCTTCAACAGCGGCCGTCCCTCCTCCGTCACCATCAGCCCGGACGAGAAGACCGTCTTCTTCCTCCGCAACTCCCCCACCTCCAAGGCGCTCTCGCTCTTCGCCTTCGACGTGGCCACGCAGGAGACTCGCGAGCTGCTCACGCCCGCCGCGCTCCTCAAGGGCGCCGACGAGAAGCTCTCGCCCGAAGAGCAGGCGCGACGTGAGCGCATGCGCGTCACCTCGCGAGGGTTCTCCTCCTTCGCCCTGTCCGAGGACGGCGCCCACCTCCTCGTGGGCCTGTCGGGCAAGCTGTACCTCGTGGCGCGCGGGAGCGGAAAGGTGACCGAGCTCAAGACGGGCCCCGGCGTCATCGACCCGCGCTTCTCTCCGACGGGCACGCAGGTGGGCTATGTCCGCGAGCACGACGTCTACCGCCTGGACCTGGCCACCAACACCGAGCGCCGAGTCACCCAAGGCGGCACGCCCGAGAAGACCCACGGCCTGGCCGAGTTCATCGCCCAGGAGGAGATGGGCCGCTACACCGGCTACTGGTGGAGCCCGGACGCCAGGACGCTCGCCTACACGGAGTCGGACACCTCCGGCGTGGAGAAGCTGGCCATCGCGAACACGCTCAACCCCGAGGCGAGCGCGCAGCAGCTCTCGTATCCCCGCGCCGGAACAGCCAACGCCAAGGTGCGCCTGGGACTCATCTCCGCCAACGGCGGCAAGACGACGTGGGTGAGCTGGGACGCGGCGAAGTATCCCTACCTCGCCACGGTGAAGTGGCCCGCGAAGGGGCCGCTGACGGTGCTGGTGCAGAACCGCACGCAGACCGAGGAGGTCCTCCTCTCGGTGGACGTGAAGACGGGCCGCACCACGCCCTTGATTGTGGAGACGGACGAGGCCTGGCTCAACCTGGACCAGACCTTCCCGCACTGGCTCTCGGATGGCAGCGGCTTTCTCTGGCGCACCGAACGCAACGGCGCCGCGGAGCTGGAGCTGCGTGACGCCACGGGCAAGCTCGTGCGCTCGGTCGTCTCGCCCATGGACGGCTTCTCGTCGCTGGCCGCCTATGTGGAAGGAGAGGAGACCGTCTACTTCAACGGCGGCACCGCCACCCCGGAGAACTACCTGTGGCGCGCGCGCAAGGGCGAGGCCCCCACGCGCCTCACCACCGGCGGACCCGCGATGGAGTGGGGACGCGTCTCCAAGAATGGCGCCCTGCTCGTCATCACCTCCGAGGGCCCCTCGAGCATGAGGTCCACGTCCGTGCTGAAGGCGGACGGCACGCGCCTGGGCGAGCTGCCCTCCCTGGCGCAGGAGCCTCCCTTCAAGCCCCGGCTGGAGGTCCGTCAGGTGGGCACGGGGAAGGACCGCTACGCCACCTCCCTGGTGCGTCCGCGCGACGCGAAGCCCGGCGTGAAGCTGCCCGTCATCGTGGAGGTCTACGGAGGCCCCGAGACGCAGATGGTGCGGCAGAGCATGGCCCAGAGCCTCGTCTCGCAGTGGATGGCGGACCAGGGCTTCATCGTCGTGCGGCTCGACGCGCGCGGAGCCTCACCGCTGGCCGCCCCCAAGCTGCGCAAACCCAAGTACGACTTCGCCCGGGTCCTCCTCGACGAGCAGGTGGTCGCGCTGCGGGAGCTCGCCAAGGTGGTGCCGGAGCTGGACCTGGACCGCGTGGGCATCACCGGCGGCAGCCACGGTGGCTACATGTCCGCGCTGGCCGTGCTCACCCGGCCGGAGGTCTTCAAGGCCGCGGTGGCCGTGTCCGCCGTGACGGACTGGCGCGACTACGACACGCACCTGACGGAGCGCTTCCTGGGCCTTCCCAGCGAGAACCCGCAGGCCTACGAGCAGAGCTCGCTGCTCACGCACGTGAAGGCCGGCAAGCCCATGGGCAAGCTGATGGTCATCCACGGCACCGCGGACGACAACGTCTTCTTCTTCCACGCCCTCAAGCTGTCCAACGCGCTGTTCCGCGCCGGCCAACCCCATGAGTTCCTGCCGCTCAACGGCATCTCTCACATGGTGATGGCGGACCCGCTCGTGGCGGAGCGCATGTACGAAGAGACCCTGCGCTACTTCAAGCAGCACCTCTAG
- a CDS encoding heavy metal translocating P-type ATPase — MNAVETTASPSGALERMDLAVSGMTCAACARRVERTLSEVEGVQECSVNFATRKASVVFDAKATSVNALTEAVASAGYQAEVPKAEGSGEADSAEEKGLRRRLAVAVLFGLPVVVLAMSHGALDFPGSNWVQLLLTLPVIAYSGAPIFKAAWAALRHRSADMNVLVALGTGTAFLYSVVATQWPTLGASGEHAGHGDHGAALPVYFEAAAAVIGFVLLGRFLESRARTRAGDAIRRLQALAPANATVLQDGVEREVPLSQVRVGDEVVVRPGQSIPVDGSVVEGASSVDESMLTGESLPVGKTAGAEVFAGTMNGTGRLVFRAAKVGTDTALQQIVQVVERAQGTKAPIARLADVVSGVFTPVVLLIAIATFAAWFVLAPEETRLTMAVLNTVAVLVIACPCALGLATPAALMVGMGRGAQLGVLVKSAASLEGASHIDTVVLDKTGTLTQGRPVVVRIITSGDMAEQDVLALTAGAESGSEHPLARAIVAEAVARELKVGKPESFTATPGHGVEAMVEGRRVFVGSRRMMERQGVSGSAEAEQALTSDGQTPVLVAVDGKWVGAIGIADAEREEAASAVQALRSMGMHVVMLTGDHEGPASRVARKLGIDRVFAGVLPEGKAHVVRTLQAEGRKVAMVGDGINDAPALAQADLGVAMGTGTDVARDAAGVALLRSDLRGLPAALGLARSTMGVIRQNLFWAFLYNALGIPVAAGLLYGMTGWLLSPMLASLAMSLSSVSVLLNSLRLRSLRLPTAQPVA; from the coding sequence ATGAACGCCGTTGAGACAACTGCCTCCCCGTCTGGCGCCCTGGAGCGCATGGACCTCGCCGTGTCGGGCATGACATGCGCCGCCTGTGCACGCCGGGTGGAGCGCACCTTGAGCGAGGTGGAGGGGGTCCAGGAGTGCAGCGTCAACTTCGCCACCCGCAAGGCCAGCGTGGTCTTCGACGCGAAGGCGACCTCCGTCAACGCGCTGACGGAGGCCGTCGCGAGCGCGGGCTACCAGGCCGAGGTGCCGAAGGCGGAGGGCTCGGGTGAAGCGGACTCCGCCGAGGAGAAGGGCCTGCGCCGCAGGCTGGCGGTGGCGGTGCTCTTCGGCCTGCCGGTGGTGGTGCTGGCCATGTCGCACGGGGCCTTGGACTTCCCGGGCTCCAACTGGGTGCAGCTGCTCCTGACGTTGCCGGTCATCGCGTACAGCGGCGCGCCCATCTTCAAGGCGGCGTGGGCCGCGCTGCGGCATCGGTCCGCGGACATGAACGTGCTGGTCGCGCTGGGGACGGGGACGGCGTTCCTCTACTCGGTGGTGGCGACGCAGTGGCCGACGCTCGGGGCGTCTGGCGAGCACGCGGGCCATGGTGACCATGGCGCGGCGCTGCCCGTCTACTTCGAGGCCGCCGCCGCGGTGATTGGCTTCGTGCTGCTGGGGCGCTTCCTCGAGTCGCGGGCTCGCACTCGCGCGGGGGATGCCATCCGGCGCCTGCAGGCGCTGGCTCCGGCCAACGCCACCGTGTTGCAGGACGGCGTCGAGCGCGAGGTGCCGCTGTCCCAGGTTCGCGTGGGCGACGAGGTGGTGGTGCGCCCGGGGCAGTCCATTCCCGTCGACGGCTCCGTGGTGGAGGGGGCGTCGTCGGTGGACGAGTCGATGCTCACCGGTGAGAGCTTGCCGGTGGGGAAGACGGCGGGTGCGGAGGTCTTCGCGGGGACGATGAACGGCACGGGCCGGCTGGTCTTCCGCGCGGCGAAGGTGGGCACGGACACGGCGCTCCAGCAGATTGTCCAGGTGGTGGAGCGGGCGCAGGGGACGAAGGCGCCCATCGCGCGGCTGGCGGATGTGGTGAGTGGGGTCTTCACGCCGGTGGTGTTGCTCATCGCCATCGCCACCTTCGCGGCGTGGTTCGTGCTGGCTCCCGAGGAGACGCGCCTGACGATGGCGGTGCTCAACACGGTGGCGGTGCTGGTCATCGCCTGCCCTTGCGCGCTGGGTCTGGCGACGCCCGCGGCGCTGATGGTGGGCATGGGGCGCGGCGCGCAGTTGGGCGTGTTGGTGAAGAGCGCGGCGTCGTTGGAAGGGGCCAGCCACATCGACACGGTGGTGCTCGACAAGACGGGGACGCTGACGCAGGGGCGGCCGGTCGTGGTGCGCATCATCACTTCTGGGGACATGGCGGAGCAGGACGTGCTGGCGCTGACGGCGGGCGCGGAGTCCGGCAGTGAGCACCCGCTGGCTCGGGCCATCGTCGCCGAGGCGGTGGCTCGGGAGCTGAAGGTGGGCAAGCCCGAGTCGTTCACCGCCACGCCGGGCCATGGCGTGGAGGCGATGGTGGAGGGGCGCCGGGTGTTCGTGGGCAGCCGGCGGATGATGGAGCGGCAGGGGGTGTCTGGGAGCGCGGAGGCGGAGCAGGCGCTCACGTCGGATGGACAGACGCCGGTGCTGGTGGCGGTGGATGGGAAGTGGGTGGGGGCCATCGGCATCGCGGATGCGGAGCGCGAGGAGGCGGCGTCGGCGGTGCAGGCGCTGCGGAGCATGGGCATGCACGTGGTGATGCTCACGGGGGACCACGAGGGCCCCGCGTCGCGAGTGGCGCGGAAGCTGGGCATCGACCGGGTGTTCGCCGGGGTGTTGCCGGAGGGCAAGGCGCACGTGGTCCGCACGCTCCAGGCGGAGGGTCGGAAGGTGGCCATGGTGGGGGATGGCATCAACGACGCGCCGGCCCTGGCCCAGGCGGATTTGGGTGTGGCGATGGGGACGGGGACGGATGTGGCTCGGGATGCGGCGGGGGTTGCCTTGCTGCGCTCCGACTTGAGGGGGCTGCCCGCGGCGCTGGGGTTGGCCCGCTCCACGATGGGGGTGATTCGGCAGAACCTGTTCTGGGCGTTCCTCTACAACGCCCTGGGCATCCCGGTGGCGGCGGGGCTGCTGTACGGGATGACGGGCTGGTTGCTGTCGCCCATGCTGGCGAGCCTGGCGATGTCGCTGTCGAGCGTGTCGGTGTTGCTCAACAGCCTGCGGTTGCGCAGCCTGCGCTTGCCCACGGCCCAGCCGGTGGCCTGA
- a CDS encoding ABC transporter permease has product MGWMVDRYRTLRSLVWRERLEDDVAEELEFHLAMRTDELIARGMSPEQARAEALRRFGSVDTYRKQTHMIDKDMAHARRRIELWDMVQRETRQALRSLARSPTFAVMTVLTLALGLGATTALYSVVNAVVLRPLPYAAPEQLVSLESRVPGIDPEARWGLSEAGFFYFAREAPSLASLGVFSARSASLASDAGPVRVDTAWVSASMMDVLRVQPALGRLIPQGSDLPGAPRIAVLGHAFWVRQYGADPRVLGTVVRLDDVPTEIVGVMPPGLHLPEGAVDVWAPLTLDPARPPVNAHWLQGVGRLRDGVPVARAQAELTGLDSRLPELFPSAYSEEFMRQKGFATDVTPLKRHVLGDVDRVLWILFGAVALVLLIACANVANLFLVRAESRRRELAVRSALGAARADLSWHALTESLLLCFVAGALGLLLAWSALRLLTVLAPDHLPRLGEVGLDAHGVAFTFAISAVAGVVFGLFPLTQLGRSLSALRESGRGLTSSRRRNLVRWGMVVGQMGLAVVLLTAAGLMLRSFWGLYHVDPGLKTESALTFDFVLPGTRYGSYDTANRFHRELLTRLEAVPGVTHAGATSRLPLRNFNGCAALFTEEQGPLGDDSVCLPTPSASPGAFKALGIPLLKGREFTWEDLDGKADGVVVTKALAERFWPGQDPLGKGLRGNGHEQPYYRVIGVTGDIRAQGLDKPATQAVFFPLAPAENLPLWGPYRVMSVVIRTSTSEPERLAPVVRSIMKELDATVPVANLETLDRVVRQSPSVARATFSLLLLGIAGGMALLLSAVGLYGVISFIVGQRRGEIGIRVALGARASQVAGMVVLQVLRFAGLGIALGLVGALSMSHLLSALLFEVSPTDPLVIAGVCALLVIIAALASYGPARRASRVDPAEVLRSE; this is encoded by the coding sequence ATGGGCTGGATGGTGGACCGCTACCGCACCCTGCGCTCCCTGGTGTGGCGCGAGCGACTCGAGGACGACGTGGCGGAGGAGCTGGAGTTCCACCTCGCCATGCGCACCGACGAACTCATCGCGCGGGGGATGTCACCCGAGCAAGCCCGAGCCGAGGCGCTCCGGCGCTTTGGCAGCGTGGACACTTACCGGAAGCAGACGCACATGATTGACAAGGACATGGCGCACGCACGGCGGCGCATCGAGTTGTGGGACATGGTCCAGCGAGAGACCCGCCAGGCCCTGCGCTCACTCGCACGCAGCCCGACCTTCGCGGTGATGACGGTGCTCACGCTGGCGCTCGGCCTGGGCGCGACGACGGCGCTCTACTCGGTGGTGAACGCGGTGGTCCTCCGCCCGCTGCCCTACGCCGCGCCCGAGCAGCTCGTCTCGCTCGAAAGCCGCGTGCCTGGAATCGACCCCGAGGCCCGCTGGGGTCTGTCGGAAGCGGGCTTCTTCTACTTCGCGCGGGAGGCCCCCAGCCTCGCGAGCCTGGGCGTGTTCTCCGCGAGGAGCGCGAGCCTCGCCAGCGACGCGGGCCCCGTGCGCGTGGACACCGCCTGGGTGAGCGCGAGCATGATGGACGTGCTGCGCGTCCAGCCCGCGCTCGGCCGCCTCATCCCGCAGGGGAGCGACCTGCCTGGTGCTCCCCGCATCGCGGTCCTCGGGCACGCATTCTGGGTCCGGCAGTACGGCGCGGACCCACGCGTGCTGGGCACCGTGGTCCGCCTCGATGACGTGCCCACCGAAATCGTCGGCGTGATGCCCCCTGGGCTCCACCTGCCGGAAGGCGCAGTGGATGTCTGGGCGCCGCTCACGCTCGACCCCGCGCGGCCTCCCGTGAACGCACACTGGTTGCAGGGCGTGGGCCGGCTTCGGGACGGCGTCCCGGTGGCGCGGGCCCAGGCGGAGCTCACCGGACTCGACAGCCGCCTCCCCGAGCTCTTTCCCAGCGCGTACAGCGAGGAGTTCATGCGCCAGAAGGGCTTCGCCACGGACGTCACGCCGCTCAAGCGGCATGTGCTGGGCGACGTGGACCGCGTCCTCTGGATTCTCTTCGGCGCGGTGGCCCTGGTGCTCCTCATCGCTTGCGCCAACGTGGCCAACCTCTTCCTCGTGCGAGCCGAGAGCCGTCGCCGCGAGCTGGCCGTGCGCTCCGCCCTCGGCGCCGCGCGCGCGGACCTCTCCTGGCATGCGCTCACCGAGAGCCTGCTGTTGTGTTTCGTGGCGGGAGCGCTCGGCCTGCTCCTCGCGTGGAGCGCGCTCCGGTTGCTGACCGTCTTGGCCCCCGACCACCTGCCGCGCCTGGGCGAGGTGGGCCTGGATGCGCACGGCGTCGCCTTCACCTTCGCGATCTCCGCCGTCGCGGGGGTCGTCTTCGGTCTCTTCCCGCTGACGCAGTTGGGGCGGAGCCTGAGCGCGTTGCGCGAGTCGGGGCGAGGGCTGACGTCCTCACGTCGCCGCAACCTGGTGCGCTGGGGCATGGTGGTGGGGCAGATGGGGCTCGCGGTGGTGCTGCTCACGGCGGCGGGACTGATGCTGCGCAGCTTCTGGGGGCTCTACCATGTCGACCCCGGGCTCAAGACCGAGTCCGCGCTCACGTTCGACTTCGTCCTGCCCGGGACGCGCTACGGGAGCTATGACACGGCCAATCGCTTTCATCGCGAGTTGCTCACGCGGCTGGAGGCGGTGCCGGGCGTCACCCACGCGGGCGCGACCTCGCGGCTTCCGCTGCGGAACTTCAACGGCTGCGCGGCCCTCTTCACCGAGGAGCAGGGCCCGCTCGGCGACGACTCCGTCTGCCTGCCGACTCCGAGCGCCAGTCCGGGCGCGTTCAAAGCCCTGGGCATCCCGTTGCTCAAGGGCCGGGAGTTCACCTGGGAGGACCTCGACGGCAAGGCGGATGGCGTGGTGGTGACGAAGGCGCTCGCCGAGCGCTTCTGGCCGGGGCAGGACCCGCTCGGCAAGGGCCTCCGAGGCAACGGCCACGAGCAACCGTACTACCGCGTCATCGGCGTGACAGGTGACATCCGCGCGCAGGGCTTGGACAAGCCGGCCACGCAGGCCGTCTTCTTCCCCCTCGCGCCCGCGGAGAACCTCCCGCTGTGGGGCCCCTACCGCGTGATGAGCGTCGTCATTCGCACGTCCACCTCCGAGCCCGAGCGGCTGGCGCCCGTGGTGCGGAGCATCATGAAGGAGCTCGACGCCACCGTGCCCGTCGCGAACCTGGAGACGCTGGACCGAGTGGTGCGCCAGTCTCCCTCCGTGGCGAGGGCCACCTTCTCCCTGCTGCTCCTCGGCATCGCTGGCGGCATGGCGCTCCTGCTCAGCGCCGTGGGCCTCTACGGCGTCATCAGCTTCATCGTGGGTCAGCGCCGGGGAGAGATTGGCATCCGCGTGGCATTGGGTGCGCGGGCAAGCCAGGTGGCGGGCATGGTGGTGCTCCAGGTGCTGCGCTTCGCCGGGCTCGGAATCGCGCTGGGCCTCGTGGGTGCGCTGTCGATGAGCCATCTGCTCTCCGCGCTGCTCTTCGAGGTGAGCCCCACGGACCCCCTCGTCATCGCGGGAGTCTGCGCGTTGCTCGTCATCATCGCCGCGCTCGCCAGCTATGGCCCCGCCCGCCGCGCCTCGCGCGTGGACCCGGCCGAGGTGCTCCGGTCCGAGTAG
- a CDS encoding PadR family transcriptional regulator encodes MRIDLLQGTLDMLILKALTGGPMHGYAVTSWLQRTTDDALQVEEGSLYPALHRMTKRGWVTSDWGVSENNRRARFYTLTAEGRRQLKEESSSWARLTEAVAKVLHSRPATQVA; translated from the coding sequence ATGCGAATCGACCTGCTCCAAGGGACGTTGGACATGCTCATCCTCAAGGCGCTCACGGGCGGGCCGATGCACGGCTACGCGGTGACCAGCTGGCTCCAGCGCACGACGGACGACGCGCTCCAGGTGGAGGAGGGCTCTCTGTATCCCGCGCTGCACCGCATGACGAAGCGGGGCTGGGTGACCTCTGATTGGGGCGTCTCGGAGAACAACCGCCGGGCCCGCTTCTACACCCTCACGGCGGAAGGACGGCGGCAGCTCAAGGAGGAGTCCTCCTCCTGGGCGCGGCTGACCGAGGCCGTGGCCAAGGTCCTCCATTCCCGCCCCGCGACACAGGTCGCCTGA
- a CDS encoding cupredoxin domain-containing protein — protein sequence MKAAETPGREVLSGVPHDSPRWETAMLDTTEVMVVASSLVAAAGTALFFFGPRQRTRAKSETGGTQQVDLMVDGGYRPDRIVVRAGMPVKLNVLRTDRSACSEQFVLGDLGVSRTLPTGRVVSIDLPALKEGAYDFTCGMNMLRGRLIAES from the coding sequence ATGAAGGCGGCGGAAACGCCGGGGCGCGAGGTGCTCTCCGGTGTGCCGCACGACAGCCCTCGCTGGGAGACGGCCATGTTGGACACGACGGAAGTGATGGTGGTGGCGAGCAGTCTGGTGGCGGCGGCGGGGACGGCCTTGTTCTTCTTCGGGCCTCGTCAGCGCACCCGGGCGAAGAGTGAGACGGGAGGCACCCAACAGGTGGACCTGATGGTGGACGGCGGCTACCGGCCCGACCGCATCGTGGTCCGCGCGGGGATGCCGGTGAAGCTCAACGTGCTGCGCACGGACCGGTCCGCCTGCTCGGAGCAGTTCGTTCTGGGAGACCTGGGTGTCTCGCGCACGCTGCCGACGGGACGGGTGGTGAGCATCGACCTGCCTGCCCTCAAGGAGGGTGCATACGACTTCACGTGCGGCATGAACATGCTGCGCGGCCGCCTCATCGCGGAGTCGTGA
- a CDS encoding TolC family protein, with translation MKTWSSSRWKKPAQGALLATTLVLGGCVSVPYADDVRDVRSTLGPRWTPEVPVPALTGEAQRGEDIDAAVKQLLAQPLTADSAVRIALLNNRDLRAAMHELGIATGNLVQASLPPIPELELELSKPGGEHELQLGVGVEYSLSDLLLLPQRRGVALAERASERARTAGEVLSLAYRTRLAFYDVQARRQQLELRNLALRNAQARYATAAELEKVGNLRALDLATERSAVESARLAVAESENGVQDAREALNVLLGVFGAGTQWTVDSLLGDPSDALSKQDGLEARAIESSLDLSTLRGRMEAAELRRKLAATEGFLPDVSGGVSGEREDDRWQMGAHIKVGVPLFDRKRGERISALSSRESLKARYEATATAIRASLRQTRFRVESTASRAKHVRDVLLPATRKALEETVLQYNAMQLGVFDLLRAQDNVTNAASTYVDTLLEHHRARAALEQLLAGRHEGLELAPTRISAAASGSGSAPASDAH, from the coding sequence ATGAAGACCTGGTCATCCTCCCGTTGGAAGAAGCCCGCCCAGGGCGCCCTGCTGGCCACCACGCTCGTGCTCGGTGGCTGCGTCTCCGTCCCCTATGCCGATGATGTGCGTGACGTCCGCTCGACGCTGGGCCCCCGCTGGACGCCCGAGGTTCCGGTCCCCGCGCTCACGGGTGAAGCCCAGCGCGGCGAGGACATCGACGCCGCTGTGAAGCAACTGCTCGCCCAGCCGCTCACCGCGGACTCGGCCGTGCGCATCGCGCTGCTGAACAACCGAGACCTCCGTGCGGCCATGCACGAGCTGGGCATCGCCACGGGCAACCTCGTGCAGGCCAGCCTTCCGCCCATCCCCGAGCTGGAGCTCGAGCTGAGCAAGCCCGGTGGTGAGCACGAGCTCCAACTCGGCGTGGGCGTCGAGTACAGCCTCTCCGACCTCCTCCTCCTGCCGCAGCGCCGAGGCGTGGCCCTGGCCGAGCGCGCATCCGAACGGGCCCGCACGGCCGGCGAGGTGCTGAGCCTCGCGTACCGCACGCGACTCGCCTTTTACGATGTCCAGGCCCGGCGCCAGCAACTCGAGCTGCGCAACCTCGCGCTCCGCAACGCCCAGGCGCGCTACGCCACGGCGGCGGAGCTGGAGAAGGTGGGCAACCTCCGTGCGCTCGACCTCGCCACCGAGCGCTCCGCCGTGGAGTCCGCGCGTCTTGCCGTCGCCGAGTCGGAGAACGGCGTCCAGGACGCACGCGAGGCCCTCAACGTGTTGCTGGGTGTCTTCGGCGCGGGAACGCAGTGGACCGTGGACTCGCTCCTCGGTGACCCGTCGGATGCATTGAGCAAGCAGGACGGATTGGAGGCTCGCGCCATCGAGTCGAGCCTCGACCTGTCCACGCTGCGCGGCCGCATGGAGGCCGCGGAGCTGCGTCGCAAGCTCGCGGCGACCGAGGGCTTCCTCCCGGATGTCTCCGGCGGCGTCAGCGGCGAGCGCGAGGACGACCGCTGGCAGATGGGCGCGCACATCAAGGTCGGCGTGCCGCTCTTCGACCGCAAGCGGGGCGAGCGCATCTCGGCCCTCTCCTCGCGCGAGTCCTTGAAGGCGCGCTACGAGGCCACGGCCACCGCCATCCGCGCGTCGCTGCGCCAGACCCGCTTCCGGGTGGAGTCCACCGCGAGCCGCGCGAAGCACGTGCGTGACGTGCTCCTGCCGGCCACGCGCAAGGCGCTGGAGGAAACGGTGCTCCAGTACAACGCGATGCAGTTGGGCGTCTTCGACCTGCTGCGCGCCCAGGACAACGTGACGAACGCGGCCAGCACATACGTGGACACGCTGCTGGAGCACCACCGCGCGCGCGCCGCGCTGGAGCAGTTGCTCGCGGGCCGTCACGAGGGCCTGGAGCTGGCTCCCACGCGCATCTCGGCGGCGGCCTCGGGCTCCGGCTCCGCGCCCGCCTCCGACGCTCACTGA
- a CDS encoding multicopper oxidase family protein, whose translation MDRREFMQLGALAGGTLLAGQALAQTSSNLAPVRAEKPRIVAPGGQVAVVTPNGSTLPWKNVRGVKVGHLVAMPVKHTFAPGLEVEAWGYNGSTPGPTIEAVEGDRIRIYVTNRLPEPTTVHWHGLILPNGMDGVSGLNQRPIAPGETFAYEFTLNRAGTYMYHPHYDEMTQMALGMMGMLIVHPKRPRGPRVDRDFALMTHEWKVLPGMRRPDPNAMSDFNVLTFNSKAFPATAPLIIGRGERVRIRFGNLSAMDHHPIHLHGLYFEMTGTDGGFVPESARYPETSVLVPVGSTRVIEFVADEPGDWAMHCHMTHHVMNQMGHEAPVTVGANARTIDQHVQALVPQYMTMGQAGMGGMEEMGMPVPTNSIPMMGGKGPFGSIDMGGMFTVLKVRENPEAEDGSGWFAHPKGTVADKADPAKLAADGIDPDVHFG comes from the coding sequence ATGGACCGCAGGGAATTCATGCAGCTTGGAGCACTCGCTGGCGGCACGTTGCTCGCTGGCCAGGCGCTCGCGCAGACCTCGTCGAACCTCGCGCCCGTCCGGGCCGAGAAGCCCCGCATCGTCGCGCCGGGAGGGCAGGTGGCCGTCGTCACGCCGAATGGCTCGACGCTGCCCTGGAAGAACGTGCGTGGCGTGAAGGTGGGCCACCTGGTGGCGATGCCCGTGAAGCACACGTTCGCTCCCGGGCTGGAGGTGGAGGCGTGGGGTTACAACGGCTCGACGCCGGGGCCCACCATCGAGGCGGTGGAAGGGGACCGCATCCGCATCTACGTCACCAACCGGCTGCCCGAGCCCACCACGGTGCACTGGCACGGCCTCATCCTGCCCAACGGCATGGACGGTGTGTCGGGACTCAACCAGCGCCCCATCGCCCCGGGGGAGACGTTCGCCTACGAGTTCACGCTGAACCGCGCGGGCACGTACATGTACCATCCGCACTACGACGAGATGACGCAGATGGCGCTGGGGATGATGGGCATGCTCATCGTCCACCCCAAGCGTCCTCGGGGCCCTCGGGTGGACCGCGACTTCGCGCTGATGACACACGAGTGGAAGGTGCTGCCGGGCATGCGTCGGCCGGACCCCAACGCGATGAGCGACTTCAACGTGCTCACGTTCAACTCCAAGGCCTTCCCCGCCACGGCGCCGCTCATCATCGGCCGTGGCGAGCGCGTGCGCATCCGCTTCGGCAACCTGTCCGCGATGGACCATCACCCCATCCACCTGCATGGCCTGTACTTCGAGATGACGGGCACGGATGGCGGCTTCGTGCCCGAGTCCGCGCGCTACCCGGAGACGTCCGTGCTCGTCCCGGTGGGCAGCACGCGGGTCATCGAGTTCGTCGCGGATGAGCCGGGCGACTGGGCGATGCACTGCCACATGACCCACCACGTGATGAACCAGATGGGCCACGAGGCGCCGGTGACGGTGGGCGCGAATGCGAGGACCATCGACCAGCACGTGCAGGCGTTGGTGCCGCAGTACATGACGATGGGCCAGGCGGGCATGGGCGGCATGGAGGAGATGGGCATGCCCGTGCCGACCAACAGCATCCCGATGATGGGCGGCAAGGGACCGTTCGGCTCCATCGACATGGGCGGCATGTTCACGGTGTTGAAGGTGCGTGAGAACCCGGAGGCCGAGGACGGCAGCGGCTGGTTCGCGCACCCGAAGGGCACGGTCGCCGACAAGGCGGACCCGGCGAAGCTCGCCGCGGATGGCATCGACCCGGACGTCCACTTCGGCTGA